The Candidatus Nomurabacteria bacterium DNA window TCTGAGCTTCCTTGGATTGGAAAATATTGATCAACTGCCTGACTATGCTACCTTGCATAGTGAAGAGCACATGAATAAGCTCCTGGAAAACGACGCAAAAGCCGCTACAGAAGCAGAAAAGACTGCTGAGGAAGGCGAGGACAAGCCTCAGGAGCAGTCTGAAGAGCCGACTCAAGCTATAGAGGACGAGACAAGCTCCAGTGAACATGCTTCATCAGATGGAAACGATGAGGCGAGCGAAGGGGAACATGATCAAAACACCAACTGAATTTACCAAGCGCAATGAGCCCTTCTTTGTGTTGGGCAATTGGAAAATGCATTTACGCGCCAGTGAGAGTGCGCGCATAGCCAAGGGTTTGGTGAGCACGGCCAAGCGCGTGCAGGGCAAGGTGACGACGGTGGTCTTCCCTAGCTTTCCCGCATTAGAGAAGGTCCACACCCAGGTAAAAAAGAGCGCGGTGCAGCTGGGAGCGCAAAATATGTCTTGGGAACTAGATGCCAGTGATACTGGTGAGGTTTCGGCTGAGCAGATTAAGGAATTTGGTGCGTCCTGGGTTATTATTGGCCATTCTGAACGGCGCTTAAAACTGGCTGAGTCAGATGAAATGATAGAGCGTAAATTGGCTGCAGCGCTTTTGCGCGGGTTGCAGCCGGTCTTATGCGTGGGCGAGTCTGCACTTGAGCGTAACCAAGGCAGGGGATTATTGCATATCATGCATCAAGTTGAATCAGCCATGCGTTACGTGCAGCCGCAAAAAGATCAGGTGATTACCATTGCCTATGAGCCAATCTGGGCTATTTCACCTGGTAAACCCTGCGAGCCGGCTGATGCTGATGAAATGACGCAAAATATCC harbors:
- a CDS encoding triose-phosphate isomerase, whose protein sequence is MIKTPTEFTKRNEPFFVLGNWKMHLRASESARIAKGLVSTAKRVQGKVTTVVFPSFPALEKVHTQVKKSAVQLGAQNMSWELDASDTGEVSAEQIKEFGASWVIIGHSERRLKLAESDEMIERKLAAALLRGLQPVLCVGESALERNQGRGLLHIMHQVESAMRYVQPQKDQVITIAYEPIWAISPGKPCEPADADEMTQNIRQVLIDRYGVKPAYQHFRILYGGSVDANNIASYLRLDEVSGVLVGSASLKIPSFRAMLVKAAQLRQSLVKKRTHS